The genomic window CTTATCCCATTGATGCTGTTTTGCCAGAATTCTTCAACATTATTTCCCAATGGCGTCACTGCGCCAAGACCTGTAATGACAACTCTTTTCATATTAGTTATTAATTTTGAATAAATTAGAGGTTCCCCTTGCAATAAGTCTTGATTTGTCTGCATTCCATATTTCACATTCTGCATTTACAAATTGCTTGCCTCTTTTTATAATTTTTGTTTCAGCTACAATATTATCATTTTCTTTTGCAGTTGAAAAATAATCGATGCTGTTATTTATCGTTACGATAAAGGAATTTTCATTTAAAGAAAACATTGTGGCGCCAATTACATCATCAAAAAT from Chryseobacterium camelliae includes these protein-coding regions:
- a CDS encoding PaaI family thioesterase, translated to MDRVAQLKQFIGKEFTASPSPFMKWLNPVVLAAEEGQLEFQYTVRPEWLNPMGNLHGGVTAAIFDDVIGATMFSLNENSFIVTINNSIDYFSTAKENDNIVAETKIIKRGKQFVNAECEIWNADKSRLIARGTSNLFKINN